A section of the Chlorocebus sabaeus isolate Y175 chromosome 17, mChlSab1.0.hap1, whole genome shotgun sequence genome encodes:
- the PGK2 gene encoding phosphoglycerate kinase 2: protein MSLSKKLTLDKLDVRGKRVIMRVDFNVPMKKNLITNNQRIKASIPSIKYCLDNGAKAVVLMSHLGRPDGVPMPDKYSLQPVAAELKSLLGKDVLFLKDCVGAEVENACANPAPGSVILLENLRFHVEEEGKGQDPSGKKIKAEPDKIEGFRASLSKLGDVYVNDAFGTAHRAHSSMVGVNLPHKASGFLMKKELDYFAKALENPVRPFLAILGGAKVADKIQLIKNMLDKVNEMIIGGGMAYTFLKVLNNMEIGASLFDEEGAKIVKDIMTKAQKNGVRITFPVDFVTADKFDENAQVGKATVASGIPPGWMGLDCGPESNKNHAQVVVQAKLIVWNGPLGVFEWDAFAKGTKALMDEIVKATSKGCITIIGGGDTATCCAKWNTEDKVSHVSTGGGASLELLEGKILPGVEALSNM from the coding sequence ATGTCTCTTTCTAAGAAGTTGACTTTAGACAAACTGGATGTTAGAGGGAAGCGAGTAATCATGAGAGTAGACTTCAATGTTCCCATGAAGAAGAACCTGATTACAAACAACCAGAGGATCAAGGCTTCCATCCCAAGCATCAAGTACTGCCTAGACAATGGAGCCAAGGCAGTAGTTCTTATGAGTCATCTAGGTCGGCCTGATGGTGTTCCCATGCCTGACAAATATTCCTTACAGCCTGTTGCTGCTGAGCTCAAATCCTTGCTGGGCAAGGATGTTCTGTTCCTGAAGGACTGTGTAGGCGCAGAAGTGGAGAATGCCTGTGCCAACCCAGCTCCTGGTTCAGTCATCCTGCTGGAGAACTTGCGCTTTCAtgtggaggaagaagggaagggccAAGATCCTTCTGGAAAGAAGATTAAAGCTGAGCCAGATAAAATAGAAGGCTTCCGAGCATCGCTTTCTAAGCTAGGGGACGTCTATGTCAATGATGCTTTTGGCACTGCGCACCGGGCTCATAGTTCCATGGTGGGAGTGAATCTGCCCCATAAAGCATCTGGATTCTTGATGAAGAAGGAACTAGATTACTTTGCTAAAGCCTTGGAAAACCCAGTGAGACCCTTTCTGGCTATACTTGGTGGAGCCAAAGTGGCAGACAAGATCCAACTTATCAAAAATATGCTGGACAAAGTCAATGAGATGATTATTGGTGGTGGAATGGCTTACACCTTCCTTAAGGTACTCAACAACATGGAGATTGGTGCTTCTCTGTTTGATGAAGAGGGAGCCAAGATTGTCAAAGATATCATGACCAAAGCACAAAAGAATGGTGTAAGGATTACTTTTCCTGTTGACTTTGTTACTGCTGACAAGTTTGATGAGAATGCTCAGGTTGGAAAAGCCACTGTAGCATCTGGCATACCTCCCGGCTGGATGGGTTTGGACTGTGGTCCTGAGAGCAACAAGAATCATGCTCAAGTTGTGGTTCAAGCAAAGCTAATTGTTTGGAATGGGCCGTTAGGAGTATTTGAATGGGATGCCTTTGCTAAGGGAACCAAAGCCCTCATGGATGAAATTGTGAAAGCCACTTCCAAGGGCTGCATCACTATTATAGGGGGTGGAGACACTGCTACTTGCTGTGCCAAATGGAACACTGAGGATAAAGTCAGCCATGTCAGCACTGGAGGTGGTGCCAGTCTAGAGCTTCTGGAAGGTAAAATCCTTCCTGGCGTAGAGGCCCTCAGCAACATGTAG